The nucleotide window gctctacttccttctcatagggtggggggtctttttgctgaatccgtatgtgagaaaggtatactgacttctgcccttagtttttctgtcgccttttcttcctttagcattttctctatacctttgtttatcttatcgctggaatcttttatcagtttttgtttgagaatgaaggacaacttaagaacacccagctctctgtcTATTTTCTTTACGTAGTTCCCTTTTTTCCCTTCTTTTGTACTGCTTTATGAAtcgacagaagcactttcattatgttgatgacgtcagggttaagattccctctactagctatggtttgttcaatgtcaggccaacttttgtttcatttgccggataacctagcaatactttagttaaaggattactattttgtactataccaacaggtgtaattaccttcatagtcctgatatctttttcccattgtaccaactcttttatattcctttattgtgaattattttattttagactatatagcctatggcttcccccctttaattattaatataacctaaacaacaacaattttttttttttttatcaatcaacaaaaatatgaatattaaaaaatgcTATTAAAATTTTTTattcaaaaaaacatttttaattaaaataaaaaaatcaataaaaaagaaatcaattaaaaaattatgaataattaaaacaatttttttatttctatattccTATTATtcctattttaccaatttatcaattagtggctatcttaccacaacccatccggaaagtaaatgcaagtagtcaacttcagactacaatacccataaacccccttgctttataagcacccaattatcttaattttacagaataatgtcagtactcgattcccaacacaactctaatcaacccaagtgatgcacagaaactccaaaatgcaaatttttaatgaatcaatatttgccaagcctctgtgaaattgtcataacatcaaatatcctgtaggggaagattttgtaaacaaaacagtaccaaaacctttttgactcgatccttgtcacgtgacgtacacgccagcccctcctctctttctctctctctctctcctctcgtcctatcgttcctctcatatgacaaaagagcatagaaacagacaagaatttaaagtttatacattcactgagttatttccagcattcaatattcctccagtcacattcgctctaagaatcaacTCAGGAATCGCAttcaaatagctcaataacatttttatttaatttatttatttaattatttttatttttaatccgtcaacatctctctctcatttatcaattcaataggtcacaaaaacagtttcatctttaaccaacagccgatgtaacaactagaagattccattcgtgttcaaatctcttctctttgtctgtctctcgtcTGTGTCAGAAGCATATGCTCCCTTGCAGTGTAACAGAAGTATGACCGATTTACCCAAAATCCCCCGTTTTGTAGTTTTAGTCAAATCCCTCGTGTGTAGTTTTAGTACCGTAAAATCacacgtgttgtagtttagtaaaatcacacgcatgcgcattaCATTTAACCATACGATTTCACCATGGAAGCAGctccagacaacagaacgttagcATTCCGCTATagctcctctcttttaccccttatagacaaacaataacacttaacagttcACAAGACACCAGGCACCAAGCCCAAGCTAACTAAACACATTTCTGATGGCTCGTCCCATTCCTATGGACCACCAAGGAAGAAATATTAGTCATAACCCGCATCCAAAATTGGCATGTAGCAtgattagcatttagcattagcatgtagcatgaagcataattagcaggccacgttagcatttctccctccgcTGTACCGTAAAATTCCATTTGTTAGCTAAATTTATGCTACCACGAGATCTGTGGAATCGACACGAGAGATTGCATCAAACAAGCCGTTCGTCAACCGCCAGCTGAGGGGCAATATACATCATCAATATACCACGGTCTCCAGCCCATCGGACTCACCTAAAACACATCTAACGCGTATCAGGATTTTCTGGCCCACCTTTAATAGGTCGCCTGTTTTCCAGGGCTTTTCCATGATTTACAGCGGCTCTAAGTTACATACACATCTGCCTAGGCATTCCTTATTCCTCTctcaatcgattgttcttgaactGTTATTCAAGCAAAATCTCTCTATAGACACCCTataggctctctctccccccttttgcgctgtctaccagtgcaaccaaatttataatgattagccagacccccagttcCCAGCAATAACGCAACACCAGGCACAcatcgttcctttacacggtacatctccccagcgcacaTACCCAGAAGCAGAcgaagtaaacacacacacaagaccgtgagaaatctcaccttatgccGGCGCCTTGAGCGAGAGTCACGTCGTTGCTCATGAATATAACACTGAAGAGACGCAGACCGTCCCTTTTCGTGACGCCATTCTGTAGTGTCGAGTAAAATGTTGCTAGTCcttgctgtaacaaaggagtccgctcatactgaactttgatcataaggtttattcatatcacaagatttcagcatgagcttacaggtgtcaagatcacccggagaacGGCATCCCCcgaattgcaatggccgctctaacctcttcttcgctttttacccagtatatataatcttcccaagatgtgggtggctccctctactgtccaatcccctgtctacaacacacagacttctctgtcctatccggggtgtcacattaaaaccattccctctgacactaaataaacatcctttcagttccacttaaaaaacattaacaaagacataatcctaatacactacactaccatcagtaacacactacgccgccagggactcaaatcgactgatccgtgtaaaggaaagaatcaatggggccatgtatcatgagattttgagtggaaacctccttccatcagcaagggcattgaagatgaaacgtggctgggtctttcagcatgacaatgatcccaaacacaccgcccgggcaacgaaggagtggcttcgtaagaagcatttcaaggtgctggagtggcctagccagtctccagatctcaaccccatagaaaatctttggagggagttgaaagtccgtgttgcccagcgacagccccaaaacatcactgctctagaggagatctgcatggaggaatgggccaaaataccagcaacagtgtgtgaaaaccttttgaagacttacagaaaacgtttgacctgtgtcattgccaacaaagggtatataacaaagtattgagaaacttttgttattgaccaaatacttattttccaccataatttgcaaataaattcattaaaaatcctacaatgtgattttctggagaaaaaaattctcgttttgtctgtcatagttgacgtgtacctatgatgaaaagtacaggcctctctcatctttttaagtgggagaacttgcacaattggtggctgactaaatactttttttccccactgtatttttgtttatttttgaccatttagacagtgagtccatgcaacttattatgtgacttgttaagcacatttttacttctgaacttgTTTAAGCTTGCCTcaacaaaggtgttgaatacttattggctcaagacatttcagctttttcattttttattaatttgtaatcAATGTCTAAAACaataatttcactttgacattatggggtattttgtgtaggccagtgacacaacattttaaattcaggttgtaacagtcaaggggtgtgaatactttctgaaggcactgtataccgtGCTACCATAGCTTTAGAGTTGATGTGGAACCTGTGCAGTGTTATACATTTTAgactctctcccttcacccatcCTCTCTGTTTCAACACCCTGTGACTTCTGACAGATGGATCATAAGCACTGAGAACCGAACAAATGGAGATAACACAGATATGAAAATGGCTCAGGCCTTACCTCATAACGCCTCAGTCAAAAGCTAGTCATTCCCAGCCAGGCCCAGACTTAGTGAGGAGctgttctctgctctctctccttcaaCAGCCACAGTGTTGAAAAACAGCCAGTTCATCTTTGAGCAGAGAGATTTATGAATTTTCCACTGTAATGATACCAATAATCTGAGAGCATCCCCCTCCTAGGCAATCATCTGCGCTGAGAGTAATTTCTGCTCTGATGTAAAGATCACATCACATATACACAGATGTATTTCTAGGTGAAGGATAAATGATGCATATAAAGTACTGTAACATTAATTCAAACAATGATAAGCAAACCGTGGGACCAATTCAAACCAAACCGGTAACCAGGGTTTCCAGGATAAGTCAAAATAAGATTCTTTCTGCATAGTGAGATACATTGCTGAGTGTCTTTTTGTATCACAATGCAGACATTGTTGAGTCCAGAATTCAAACTTGAACAATTGCTGCACctgaagaattatgtttttaatttACCTGGTCACCAAGTGTAATTGAATAGAGCCTTATACAGTGTGTGCATCCAGTATAATATAGGAAATCAATATGAGAAATTAATAGACAATGTAGGAATTTCTCATCTGCAGAGTTCGAGCCTGAGGCGTCAGAGTTTGACCTGGGGACGAAGATCAAAACTCCCAAGGACAACATGCTGGAGGAGCTGAACCTCTTCACCAACAAGGGCTCCAAGATGTTCAAGATGAGGCAGAAGCGTGTGGAGAAGTTCATATATGAGAACAACCCTGACCTCTTTGGCAGTGAGTCTATGGTAAGAAAATGGTCAATCATCCAAGTCAAAATGATAAACTTGTTATAACAATAATAAATTTTAGTGTTATAGTATAATTCATACAATAGAAATGCTGTCCAAAGAGCTTTAACATAAAACAATTGCGGTGAAAACTGGTAAcggatgagggaaaaaagtacaaCCTATGGATAGGCTACCAATGTATATTTCAACAACCATCCAGGTTTGGAAGCTTATCATACGGACAGACCAGTAGGATTGCCGGCcgagagtacttagcacctctgaacagtttCGGCCGTAATTTGCAAATTGAGTGCAAACTGATTCTACATGTAGAAATCGGCAGTCACCCACCAGTGGGTGGTCCCTATAACATACCGCGCCGACAGCAAGCGGACGAACTGCGAATTAATGGccccctactgtacatactgacAATTGGTCCGGTGAGTTTTCTTCTTCATATACTTGTGTGTTTTCATTTCAGGAGAACTTCCAGAAGTTGGTCCCCAGCCTGGGTGGCACAATGATGTTGGACGCTAGTGGCCACATGGTGGACAAGCAATCAGGCCCTCCTGTACCCCCTCCCAAACCAGGCAAAGATGAGCATGGGCATGGTAATGAACATGGTCATGATCATGAGCATGGATATGAGCATGGTAATGAGCATGGACACCATGGACACCAGGGACATGTACATCATGATGATGTTGCTCCAGGAGAACATGGTCATGGTCAGTATCCATTCAAATTAGCTCATGATCATAGAAAAACTACAGAGTGATTTTGGAATGAGTTCTATGGACCTGCAATCAGTGGCGTCATGCTCATAGGAGGTACAAAGGCACCTGCCCCCTCAGATGTATCCTGTTTTAGAATTTTTCAGAAATGTCCCGATTTTTGAACATCATAATCATcacctccagcaccaccccaacatcaacatatgggagatgatgaatatgaagtatacttttttttttacatttccccTTAAATTAATTACTAAACTAAATGTTTATGTCCACATTTTATcataattatttataaaaagatCTGACTGGACAAGGCAAAGAGTTTAGCTGCCGGTGATGGGCAGGAGTTATGTTTGTAAATGATTGTGATCAAGCTATGTAGCCTATTAATTCcttcttgatgaataaataaaacaaaaatgttttgcTGTTTTACTgtactactagccacctagcaattttatgaagttggctttagctagccagctagataggttcccaatcttcCAACCtaataactagctaccaagccatttcaggctatcaatcaagttagagtagcttgtctaactatcttagctggcatgcctgctggcaaggttggtagactttagaaaagcaagcaattactaaatgtactgaaaaatACGAATCTCTTTCAACCTaaattttagcagagatgcagagaagcatatttaaaATAGACATATTTTTGACATAGAATTAGGcttaatgattatggctctagattgcaggaaaaagctctttcaggtgtttgaaaaatgctaaaAATGCTAAAAATGCTCATGTACTTCGTGCCCCCTCTAAAGTAATGGGTGAATGACGCCCCTGCCTGTAGCGCAATCAATATATCTAAATTGAAAATTATGTGATAGAAGATCTGTTTTCCTGACTCACTGTTTTCCTCCTACAGGTAGTCATGGAGTAGAGGTTGCCTTAGACAAAGCCAAGAAAAGGCATGATTATGTGCCTTCATATATATCACCGTGGGAAAAGGCCATGAAGGGCAACCAGGAGCTGACATCCAGCATGAGATATCATATGCCAGGCCCCCATGCCCACCTTGTATTGCCCAAGTACAAGTCTTTCAACAGGTACAGTCCCCTCTATACCTTGCCTGGCCGACTCTATAGCATTTTTAAATGATTTCTTTGAAATGAGTGTGAAATAGTGGAGCCCACCCATTTTCTCTAAAACTCAAACTCTTATATTGTCCATCCAGGTATGTGAAGTTGCCATATGAGATTCATTTAATTTATTTCTTTTAATTTACTTCTTTTGTTGCACATCACTTTATCTGTCTTAGGAGTGCTACACCGTTTGGGGGCTTTGATAAGGCCTCTCAGCTCATGACCTTCCAACTGCCAGACACCAATGAGGTGGCCCATGAGGAGCCTGAACCAGCTGTGGTATACCAGCATGACATTGGCGCTCGACCCTCCTTCAACCGCACTCCTATAGGCTGGGTGGGGAGCAGTGAGCCCAGCAGCATCCACATGGAGTTGGACGCCCTGCCCTTCGATGGGGAGACTGACGACCTGTGAAAAGCATGCCCCACAGACCCAGATGTGCAGACAAAGACCACGCTCAAATATATAAATCTacataaacaaaaaaaaacatacactttTAGATAGTCTGTTTGAAACAAAGAAATCAATCATGAACAAAAAACTCAACCACTGCTCATTCAGGACAGCTACAAGTTGTTCCTTTGCTATAGCCTTCTACCATCATGGCTTTTACTGTATTTCTGTGCCATTTTGACTTTTGACAGCTTTGTCAAGGCCCTGCAAATCCAGCAGCCTAGCCTAAAATGCATGCAGTAAGCATGAGGTGTGCTAATTTCTGTTGCGTGATAGAGATTGTGATTAACGaatacagtacattttacatttacattttagtcatttagcagacgctcttatccagagggacttacagttagtgagtgcatacatttctgcATCACCCACAATTTCTCCCTAATAAACTTTTTCCAATTGTAGTTTATGTCTGTTGTCCTTTGTATCTCCAGTGTAGGCTACTATAATTTTTATAGGAACAAATAATGGAAGTGACAGGGGGTTAGTTTAATGATTAATGATTACATGGATGCATTTCAAAGGATCTTTACCTGTGACAAACAGCCTTGAAAATGTGAAATAAAATCAGTCTGCCCATTGCTTTCCTCCCCAGTTGCGCACTTGGCTATCACCTCCTCTCAAGACGCCGAGACAAAATATCGCGAGCATTGGTTGCCTTGGCTGCAGCACAGGGTGTCGCTAGAGGAGGTTTGATTGGGGTTTAGCGGCAGAGCGTTTCACTCGAGTCCCTCCAGACAAGATTACCGTTCTCCTAGCAGCAGGATATTATGCTGGCAGCAGGATCGCGGATTAATTTGTCTAAATAAGAGTCCCCTTGCAAAACCATGCTAATCTTTGTGAATATCGATATATTTTTTTGCACTATAGTGAAGTACAACTGTTTTTCACAGCATTGTAACCACCTTGCaaaaaataaatggataatttgatgttattttattcTAATTATTTTATACCAGTATTTCTTTTGAAATTTTACAAAAAATACTGGTATGTTGAAAGTATAgaaggctggtgaggggaggatggctcaaagtaatggctggagtggagtgAATAGAATGGTTATAACATGGAAATCACTTGTTTGATACCaatccattaattccattccagccattacaatgagcctgttctccccaattaaggtgccaccagccgcctGTGGTTGAATGCTATTGTGTGTAGGCTATAATTAAAGACATACACTTTTAATAAAATTCAAATATATGTTCTTGAAATTACTCAATAGAGTCTGTAAAACCTAAATTGGTCTCTTGTTCTGGGCAACTGGTTTAATAAAGAGTGCTGGTGACTCCTTACTCTACCCATTCCGTTGCCCTCAATGCaatacactgtatattaattacatattggcttatagagaaaaaagtattatttGTGCCGATGTAAAGGTGGGGTTGGgagtactcagtagggtctgtagagtCTATACAGTAGACAGTGCCATTTCATGGGGGACTGAGGTGTAAATACGCAGCAGAACTTTTCATTGCCCTGCACATTTTGCGAGTCAGCACCCTGCAAACAAAAATGAGTTGTTAGGACGTCCctgtaattttattttattttattttatttcacctttatttaaccaggtaagccagttgagagcaagttctcatttacaactgcgacctggccaagataaagcaaagcagtgcgataaaaacaacaacacagagttacatatggggtaaacaaaacataaagtcaaaaatacaacagaaaatatatatacagtgtgtgcgaatgtagtacgttatggaggtaaggcaataaataggccatagtgcaaaattgttacaatttcgtattaacactggaatgacagatgtgcaaaagatgatgtgcaaatagagatactggggtacaaattagcaaaataaataacaatatggggatgaggtagttgggtgggctaatttcagaatggctgtgtacaggtgcagtgatcggtaagctactctgacaactgacgcttaaagttagtgagggagataatagtctccagcttcagagatttttgcagttcgttccagtcattgtcaCGAAATGGTTGCCTAAAGTGGTCAGGAGGTcgtggtcccctggaggttttgtctagtttcCGTTTTGTCCCGGGGACATCCCTGAGGCCTTCTTTAGAACGTTCTAGGTACGTTGTGTCATGGTctcctggaggttttgtctagttccccgTTTATCCCGAGGATGTCCCAGAGGACATTTTTAGGATGTTCTTGGgacattgtgtcatggtcccctggaggtttttctCTAATACCCGGTGTTCCGAGGGCGTCACCTGTTGGTCGCAAAGAAGGTTATACCCAGGACATGAGCACCCTAGTTTCATGACACATTAccccttgttactgttgccaagcccatcaaggccctgattgtttaaccactgatccattcacagctctttgtctTTTGGCTATGTTAgggacacccacacacaaacagtgcttttaacatacagtgtTTGCAATTTTCATattgacatacatgattacattgtgtatgtttattcatacagtaattattattcaacatgtactcacctgggatttgaacgcACAACCTCTCGGTTCATGGCATTCCGATCTTGTCacactgatctgtttcacctgtcttgtgcttgtctccaccccacACCAGGTGTCTCCAAtttgtccccattatcccctgtgtatttataccagtgttttctgtttgtctgttgcctgttcgtcttgtctcgtcaagcctaacAGGGGTTTGTCCGTGCTCCTGTTTTTCCagtccctgttttctagtcctcccggttccgaccatttctgcctgccctgacctcgagcctgcctgccataccattctgcctgccctgacctcgagcctgcctgccataccattctgcctgccctgacctcgagcctgcctgccataccattctgcctgccctgacctcgagcctgcctgccataccattctgcctgccctgacctcgagcctgcctgccataccattctgcctgccctgacctcgagcctgcctgccataccattctgcctgccctgacctcgagcctgcctgccataccattctgcctgccctgacctcgagcctgcctgccataccattctgcctgccctgacctcgagcctgcctgccataccattctgcctgccctgacctcgagcctgcctgccataccattctgcctgccctgacctcgagcctgcctgccataccattctgcctgccctgacctcgagcctgcctgccataccattctgcctgccctgacctcgagcctgcctgccaaaccattctgcctgccctgacctcgagcctgcctgccataccattctgcctgccctgacctcgagCCTGCCTGCTGTCCTGTACCTATTTGACCTGGTTTATGAActtctgcctgtcctcgacctgcctcTTGCCTGCCCCTTGTCTATTAATAAATATCAGAGACTCTAACCATCtccctcctgtgtctgcatctgggtcttatcctgtgTCGTTATAGATCTTCCTGCTATATCACCATGACTGTATCaatgactgatttcacctgtattcctacactttgcacttcaaagtaaatctcagcacTTTTAAAAATGCACTTTTACATAGGCACAAATAATTGTTTTTtctctataagccaatatgtaaCTCATGATTTGCATTATGgccaatggaatgggtggagtaaaagCTCAGTAACACTCAATATTATCCAGtgccccatgaaatgacaccatttatacaacgggtggatCTAGTCCTGGTTGCTGATAGGTTAAAACCAcgttccagccggtgtctatttaACAAGTTACCACAGGCTAaagctatgacgttgaaatgcctatttaccaTTCCATCTCACTGCACCATACACCGTCCCATCAGCCCAGCCGGGCAATTTTTTAAATGTATCTCCACTgtaaaaaagcatctagacattatctcacctTGCTTTTGGCTCACGTTTGGTTTTCTACAACAGAGATTTGTTAAAccttactgtctgtctctccgacatttgcaacatcatttcaatattgaaatttgaTCTCCACTCTCCCATTGAGGATTAATGTGTCAGGATGAAACAGATAGCTTTTCTTAGTCattcgaaatcatgaatcagcatactttgtatggatatatacaaagaaatgtcaatagaaaaacaaGTCAAACAAAAGGAAATacagctagtttgctgtcttaccagcttcagtttgaaatTGTGTTAGGTGTGTAGTTGGCTAGCTCTTCTGAACAGTGATGAGAGAGCAaatgttctatgccaggcgaaatcacgcATCATTGCTctttgttatggatgtatccaaataaatggtactagaaaacagcttaaaccaAAGCAAATGCTGCAACTTTTCTGTTATTCTGGGTGgactgtttgatgtgactgtgtTAACCATCGTTGGCTAGCTAACAAGCAAGTTACACGATTTAAACtgaatatgaacccaaatgcagacaactacaccgagccagagaaggtttaacaggtttatttcaaagttaaattgtccaggtttccaaaaataggggaagagcaagtccaggtctacagggagggtaacagatccagggttctgagcaggagtggtaccgtaacgtcctagtgtctgtggtgagtccaaatgtgaggtccagtagtggaaagcaggatggtggtggcaggagtcaggttccaataatctgtggcacaggagaaatataaatagaacaggccaaaaacacaaagcgCGAAAACAAGCAAGTtgagtcagcagcgagactaacatggtcgtcttgactatgatctgacaatgagtggcaagtttgaccgggtctttaaggctgaggtgattat belongs to Coregonus clupeaformis isolate EN_2021a chromosome 1, ASM2061545v1, whole genome shotgun sequence and includes:
- the LOC121569817 gene encoding myozenin-1 isoform X2, whose amino-acid sequence is MPHRRPAPPNKRKKPSKIITDLSHVTQDEFEPEASEFDLGTKIKTPKDNMLEELNLFTNKGSKMFKMRQKRVEKFIYENNPDLFGSESMENFQKLVPSLGGTMMLDASGHMVDKQSGPPVPPPKPGSHGVEVALDKAKKRHDYVPSYISPWEKAMKGNQELTSSMRYHMPGPHAHLVLPKYKSFNRSATPFGGFDKASQLMTFQLPDTNEVAHEEPEPAVVYQHDIGARPSFNRTPIGWVGSSEPSSIHMELDALPFDGETDDL
- the LOC121569817 gene encoding myozenin-1 isoform X1, translating into MPHRRPAPPNKRKKPSKIITDLSHVTQDEFEPEASEFDLGTKIKTPKDNMLEELNLFTNKGSKMFKMRQKRVEKFIYENNPDLFGSESMENFQKLVPSLGGTMMLDASGHMVDKQSGPPVPPPKPGKDEHGHGSHGVEVALDKAKKRHDYVPSYISPWEKAMKGNQELTSSMRYHMPGPHAHLVLPKYKSFNRSATPFGGFDKASQLMTFQLPDTNEVAHEEPEPAVVYQHDIGARPSFNRTPIGWVGSSEPSSIHMELDALPFDGETDDL